A single Schistocerca piceifrons isolate TAMUIC-IGC-003096 chromosome 6, iqSchPice1.1, whole genome shotgun sequence DNA region contains:
- the LOC124803262 gene encoding cuticle protein 12.5-like — translation MQYEFLVKDKCNREELEESFTENEITTHLILSALVAAASAGYLGGYAAPAYAAPVAAYAAPVAAVAHAAPAVAVAHAPVASSVANTYRISQTARLAYAAPAVAHAPVAYAAPAVAHAPVAYAAPAYGYGRYAAAAPALGYGYGAYGYAAPALGYGHALVH, via the exons ATGCAGTACGAATTTCTTGTTAAGGACAAATGTAACAGAGAAGAACTTGAGGAGTCTTTTACGgagaatgaaattacaacacaC CTGATCCTGTCCGCGCTGGTGGCCGCCGCGTCCGCCGGCTACCTGGGAGGCTACGCCGCtcccgcctacgccgcccccgtgGCCGCCTACGCCGCTCCCGTCGCCGCCGTGGCGCACGCCGCCCCCGCTGTGGCCGTCGCGCACGCCCCGGTCGCCTCCTCCGTGGCCAACACGTACAGGATCTCGCAGACTGCCCGCctcgcctacgccgcccccgccgtggCCCACGCCCCTGTGGCCTACGCAGCCCCCGCTGTGGCACACGCCCCCGTAGCCTACGCCGCCCCGGCCTACGGCTACGGCCGctacgccgccgccgcccccgctctGGGTTACGGATACGGAGCCTACGGCTACGCCGCCCCCGCTCTCGGCTATGGCCACGCTCTCGTCCATTAA